The Hippoglossus stenolepis isolate QCI-W04-F060 chromosome 3, HSTE1.2, whole genome shotgun sequence genomic sequence AAATTAAAAACTAACCATATGATGGGGTCCAACTTAAAGAGGAACATTTAGAAATATAGTTTGAGGAGTTTGTTAAATCAAACCTGAAACATCAGTTAATATTGATCAGGTGGCCAGAAGGAATCCAATGTTAAAGTTCTCTGTATCTGCGTCATGAGTGAGTGGGGAGTTACTAATTAACATATTGGCCAAAACAACTGGATAAGCTGATATATCAAATCatgctgtatatatttttaatgatatGCCCCCTAGTGGTTAAAGTTTACTAAATGCAGCATTGAATGGCAAGGCTTTGCAGTGTTGTCTGAGAAGACTGCGtgccgagtgtgtgtgtgtgtgcgagtgtgtgtgtgtgagcgtgtgtgtgtgttttcgagTGTGTTATATTGCTCATTTTGcagggacctaaatctgttgacacagtcacattatggggacttgtcttccttatggggatCAAAAACAATttcccataatgtaaatcataaaATTTTAAGGTGAGGACCTGTTTgaaggttaggtttaggttagagttaggttaaggttaacgTTTAATATTAAAGTTAAGATttgggttaggttaaggttcatgttagggttagagttaggttaaTATTAAGGTTAAGATttgggttaggttaaggttcaTGTTAGGGTTGgagttaggttaagggttaggaaAGAAGTAAATATGGTTAATCCTCAAGAAGGAAAGTGtcagtcaatgtaatgtcctctgaagtcatggagacaggactgatggtgtgtgtgtgtgtgagtttgtgtgtgtctgtgtgtgtgtgtgtgtgtgtgtgtgtgtgtgtgtgtgtgcgtacttTAATGACAACCATGGTGACATCACAGCTGGACTCCCTCTTAGTAAAAGCTTCACAACAACAGATGATGACacattcaaaaaacacaaaaggctgTGTGTTATGTTCCTTCGTTTGAATACTAGATAATAAAAAGCTTAAACTTTTAGTCACAGAATGATGACATTAATTATAACACTTACTGTCATCTTGATTTCCAGTACTGTTACACAATGCAGCGGCTGGATTGACAATGTAAAACTTTCACATTGTGGAACAATCACATTGTGAATAAGTAGCTGACAATCCCATACTTCTGCAGCACGAGATGTTTTAATGGAAAACAAGCAACCCCTAAGACCCGGCTCAGGTACGAGGAGGGTAAACAAGCTGTTTCCCAGAGATACGGCTTCAGGTTGAGCCAtggaaacaggaaattaaaGCCATGAAGCGGCTGCAGCCTCTGGAGCCGCTGCACTGTTACGTAAGAGCTCAGCGCTCAAGGTCAAAGCAAGGTAACTCCACCAGCAGCGACGAGAACGACCGGCGTGAAATCAAAGCAGGGGCGCGATCAGAGCCTTTTCATTCAGATCAATAATGTATTACGTAGAATCCGTTATTAAtgctgattaaaatgttttggctGATTTGTGCAGTGAAGCAGAACGAACCCTGTGTAATGGATGCCGCTCAGCTGACGGTGCAGCAGCCTGTCAGAGCCGCATGCAGAGAGTCAGTAAGGAtgggggaggcagggagggaggttGACGGCGGCGTTTGACTCACATTAATGTCAGGAAACAGGTTACATCAGGGGTAATTTGATTTGACGTGCCGGCATTACATAAGAGGATTGGCACCACTTGTTTGACATTTGCATTTATGCATTTAGGGATGTAATTTGACAGCGTGAAAAGAGCAATGAGAAAATGTATCAATTTGTTTTATAAAGTGGGATTTGACAAGTGAGGTCtattcagaaacacacagctgAGATTTGGTCCATGGAGTTGGAAgagatttccatgaaatctgGTGCACAAAGGATGTACTGTCGACTGCACTAATTGTAATATGACGAGAAAAGCGAGGTGGATTACGTACATGGTGTTTGTAAACACTACATGAGGCTGTAGCTGAGCCAGATTTTGCACTTTGGTTCATATGTACATGTGgcttcattttcttcatttaacgCTGCATTCATTGATTTTCTTGGCCACATGGGAGCAGCAGAACAAGCTGAAGATTGATTAGTGACACATTCTCACTTCATATAGCTCCATACAGTTATTTGCAAATGTGTTagtaaacaattaaaaacatatcCAGCAATTacattcatttgaattcatGTTTATATGTTAAATGAGTCCAGTATTAACTCCTTAAGCCCTGTAAGCTTTAAGTTTAGTTTCCATAAATACCTTCTAAATGctctatgttcaccagctagttgcTAACATTGTCACGATATGTACACTttgtttatgtatatttataaaacCAGGTTACTGCTGCGACTGATGAGTGTTTGTGGAcaggaaaaccaaaacaatgtgcTGAACGATGCTAAAATGCTCTCTGGAGATGAGGCGTATTGTCGGGTGACAGTTACTTTTTACACGACAGACACATGATCATTTTATCTCAtgttaattttcatttatttcattgaatgtattatttaacatgtttttgttgtgatatCACTTCTTGTGTTTCATAAAGTCGTATATTATGCAATTTAACAAACTTTAAGTATTTTGTCAAAGTTACGTTTAAGACTGCTAAGAGTTTATTAACTGATGTCTTTGTAACTTGTTAAGCATTCTCAAATATTGAGAGAGTAAGTATGAGAAATAGACACACAAAATACTTTTGTTATctggttgtttttaaactttcGGTGTTAGTCTGTTCCGATTTGACTTTTGaaacaataaacataaaaactcTTCAACTTCAGGCGATGCTTTTAAACCTCTAATTTATTCCAGAGGCGTTCGTGTTTTTAAATAGGTCTTCATCTACAGCACACTGTAGATCTACAGTTTACAGTTTTATAACATCTACAGTTTTATAACAATGTAAGTGCTTATATCAGCTGTgtatcttgtgtgtttgtttgtgtgtccagcCAGTGTGATGCAGGCCATGGCCGTGCTGGTCTGTGCCGAGATGTACCAGGTGAAACGTCTGCAGCAcctgtgtgaggtgtgtgtgtgcgcgtaccTTCAGAGCATGCCCAGTAGAGAGCTGGCTTCCACAGGTATCAGCGTGGTGCGACTACTCCGCAGAGCAAAGGTCAGTGAAATGGTTCGTATACGAGGGGAAAATAAGGAACAAGAGCAGAACTGATGACTGCCTCAATAAAATATGAGTGTAATCTCCTTCACCCAACAAAATGCAGATGATTCTCTTGGAAGAAATCTACCTTTGGTTGAAGAATTGCTCCATGCAGTGTTTTTGTGAGAATAACTGTTATTCACCATGTTGTTTCTATTGACCCCCAGTGCCACAACGCAGAGCAGCTGTACGTCTGGCTCCTGCACTTCATCGCCAACAACTACCTGATCTTCAGTCACAAACCTGACTTCCTGGAGCTCTCAGGTCAGTGCGAGAGCTTTCTAATAACATGTCCGACAATTGAAACCAAGCCTGTTAAGTGATGATTATGAAAATTGAAATTGCTGCATTGACGGACAGCTTAATGTGATTGCTCATTTACACgtttattcttcatttttacAAATGAGAAGCGTCAGAATTATTACTTGTATATAATAAGAACGAATGTCATTGATATCATATGATAAATGTTCGGTTAATCTTAACAAGCTGTAATTTTTGTCTCTAATGTAATTGGTTGGAAAACGTATTCATGACGTTACGTGAGGAATAATTGTCTGGTCAATATAAGCTTTAGATTGTCTCTCTCCTTTGACTGATCAGCTCCAAAACCTGATCTCTGGAGATACCCCTCCCAACTAATAATCACAGTTTAATTAAAATCCGTTCATGCATTGTGGAGTTAGGagacacacacgcccacacacatcAAAACGATATCCTGCCTCCGGCTATGCTGCGCAGAGTTATAATTAAGTGAGAACGCCTCCAGGCTTTTTAACACAGTATGTGCAGGTCAGGCTGCATCTGTCTGATAAACGCTGTGAATGCCTCGTTTTCTGTCAAATGGCCAACAGCGGACAAAATACATGAGGTGCAAGGTTTCCACTAATAAATTATATAACAGAATGAACATCGTCACTTTAGAATCCAACATGGTCGCACTCATCCTGTGTAAACCTGTGTTTCACGCATTAGCAGATTTGTGAGCCGTCAGCCTTTTTACACTAAAGCCTTCTTATTGTCCTTATGTGGATTACTTGTTACTAAGTTAACGCTTGAGTTCTGTTGGCCTCCTAGTTATTTTAGTCCTGTGTGTTAAACTGACCACATAAAAGCAGCTAAAGACGGAAAAATGACCAACGGCAACATTGCTCTGGTTTGTAGCAGTAGCACTTTTTATTGACATCAAAGACACGAGACTTATTTCAGATCATTGGACGGGTACTGGAGGGCACAGGcgaagtcaaaggtcaggacaAAGAGACAGCACATGATGGGTCACTGTTGGTCTTCTGTGGCTTCTTGGtgtaaacaaatatctcagtcAGACATGTCAGACGAGTTCATGGCAACAATCCAGGGAGCTGTTACTGgatgtgggtttgtgtgtttgtgccgaGTGGAGTAAATCGGGCTGTAATGATTTTTCCACAGTTGCGTATGCAGTGGATTATTGATCAGTGATTGTGTGTTCCAGATGAGGAGCGGGAGCAGGTAGAGAGGCTACGCTGGCCGTCCAGAGGCTACCTGCAGGAGCTCAGCGAGTACCAGCAGCGGCGGCGCAAACTACGCAAGTCCCGCTGCATAGTCATGTGACCCCAGCACGCGGATTCCAGTGGCCTGTTGAGAAAAGCAAAGTTGGGGAATCaaaggagaaaataatgaaCTGCTCGTCAAAATGTGGGGGAAACAGTAGGAACAATGTGTGTGCTGCTGGATGAAGGGCTGACTCTGGGCGAGGAACATGTCACGAGACTCCTTAACCAATCGGACAGCGTCGTATGTACAGTGTGTCGAGCAGTGACGTGCACCGCTGCGACATGCCTCTCCTCCCCTGAaggaatgtgtgtgtcctttgcATAGTGACTATTCCATTGAGGGCAATAAGAAATGACTGATCCTTTAAAGCcaatgtgaatttaaaatgactgtCTGGTCACTGGCCAGTGGCTCCGTGAgtgaaagatcattttatttctattggCTGCTGCAAAATGGAGGATTTCTGAAGACAAACACCGACACAAAATGGCTCCATTACAAGTACAAATGTACTGAATCCAACCACCACACATGAGCTCACACAGCCGCCCGGGATCCCGTGTGGACGTCAGTAACAGGTTGAATGAATTCGACACACGCCGGACTGTTCCGTCTTGAAATGAACCCACGAAGACCCACAATGCATCTGTGTCCTGTTGGATCTCAAGAATGTGAACATCTGCAGCATTTCATCCGGAGCTGAAATAACTCGTGAGCCGCTAACTTCTCAGCGAGTTATTTCATGTGAGCGGTGACCTACATTAACACAGGGAGCAGCAACTGGTAACGCTGCTGCTCGCACAGTCAAACTCATTTTCATCTGTAATGTAACAAGGCTGCAGTTAAGCAGACGAGCAGGACCAATTTAATTATAATTCTTTTATTAGATTCCTTCAGATCTATAGCAAGACATCAGTGAGCGCCTCAGAGTCAGACTGATGTTATTACAGCGTGCGGTGGAATACGTTCTGCCCCGAGTCTTGTGTCAAACGAGGCCATTTCACCTTCATTGAGAAATGACTGGAGAATTAAACTCCGACATTGAACTGCGcacatttcctctgcaggttaATGTGAAATCACGTAGAAACTACTCCTTATATATCTgcaataacaaataataaaaagatcCGTCTGTGGCACAAACAGGCTAAAGCCTTTTGGAGCATTTACTTGTACAGATTTAGGACAAACAACCATATCATGAAGAGGGATGATTGTAATCAGTCAACTCTGATTAAATGCTGCTACCCTCACTAGACAGCACCAGAAATACTAGTCCGTTAAATtaattattacctccgccaaggaggttatgatttcacTAGAGATGCTCTGATACCAGCATTGAAAACGCCTCTGATCCGGCAGCGGCAAGTAGATAAATCTACATTTGATCCATTaccatgtttttaaagcatATTAGTTTCatccagataaaactgcaattctGTTTTCCTGGAAATCCCTTCTTCTTCACCACTCCAAGCAAGGCCCACAAGTAAAATGAAGACGAGTTTTAAGGGGTGGCACCAGTGATGCCATTTACAAcacttgatgatgatgatagcaACCATCACTTCCATACggggttagtagcatacagcgGTTTTAGTTTTTGAAATACACTGGTATCAGATCTGCACTCGGTATCTGAATCGGTTTCTTAAAGAAAaatggtatcggaacatctcttgTTTTACTCTGTATCTCTTGGTTGCTTTatttattagcaggattacacaaaaactactgaactaaTTTCCACCAAACTCGTGGGAGGGATGGAGCTGAGCCTTGGTCTGAGAAGAACCctttacattttgttgcagaTGTGGATTAAGATCCAGCattcaggattttattttacatgtcatgtgtaggattgttcagATGTGggggaggtatgtgctctactgagtgccattagAATTTATACAGTACTCATGTACAACAGCATCTAACTGTTGAGTGTAAGATGCTAAGCAGCCGCCTGCTGCCTGCCACTGGAAAGCGCTGCGGCTCCCAGCAGACAGCAGGCCCACCGTCCCCACGCTCATGCCTGGATGTTGTAAGCCAGCACTGGGCACAGTGGGACAGGCGACATCTTGTTAAACCAACATGGTTTAGCAGCATCTTCATCtagacagtaaaaacaaagttgTGTGGTTGCTGTGACAGAATAAACTGGAAGGGATGCATAACTACATTCAGCACAGACGCGTGCACGTTAGCCTGCGAGGTGAAAAGGCTGCTGGTGTTGGCAACGCTAACGTTAGCCACATTCGGCAAACTAATATGAAGTCCGTACATGCTGTGATCCAGATTAAATCGTGTTCAATTTCCACtgttttctgattttttttattgaatgtcCCTAATCATGAACATAAGTTGGTACAATAAAGCCAAAATGCCTCTGGGTGTATTCGCAATATTTCTTTGATCCTTTTGATTTTGAGAGGTTGTTTTGAATCATAATGAGATTATGATTTCTTGGTGCTGCAGTTATTTTTGTACGCTGTGCTGTATGTGGACATTTATGATttgattttttacatttggagCAGACACAGTTGGGTCATACTACTTTACTGTCCAATGTTtcactgacatttactttaaaaggattgagaaatatataaaattaaaaaaaactgaggtACAGAAGACAAAAGAACTTTATAGAAAAGCCAAAAAAGAGCAAATGGTACTAACAGGTCAAAAGTGACTTGCATCAGTATGAGTCAAACAACATGTAGATGTGTGTTTAACCAGTTCTTGCAGCACACTGTGTAAAGACCACAATCACTGTCTGATTCTGACATCGAAGAGGTTGCACCCTTAACCAGCCAGTGTGTATTTAACCTTAGTaacaacaaactgctgcaacacaacagtgCAAGTGTCTAGTTTGAATGACAaccgaaaagaaaaaaaaaaagtcccggTCTACTGTGAGTAAGTAGCAGCTGAAACACTGGACTGTGAAAGTAGTGAATCCACACAGGAGGCTCCACTGAGCCAGTGTTGTACAGACTGTAGATAACCTGACGtctgactttaaataaagacatgTTTTAGAATGAAGAGAGACTCCATGATTAACTGCTGTGTTGGTTGATTCGTGTACAGGTGCAGCCgggtgtccgtgtgtgtcccTGTGCACTTTGACTACATTCAAAATCCACCTTTTTGTTACTGAACGTGCCTGAGGGCTTGGTCACACATGGGTGGATGTATCAGGGGCCAACCTTTTGAGAATAAAAATTTGGTGAACCTCAACCGGTGATATTCACCTCCCATTTGCAGAATGTGACCGGGCCCTTGGGGTGTTGAGCCACCTTGAGCCTCCACAACAAGCCTCAAGGCTCTTCAGCATAGATTCtttggttgggggggggggtgggaaTGTGATTACCTGCCTGGTTTGGACAACAATTTTCTAAAGAGAGATCCGGTTTGGTTGCCTTGGCTGGGCTGATTTTCTTACACTGTACATGTCTGGAATCAGCCATGCGTGTCAGGGAAAGGATAACAGACTCAGTGCAGCTTACATTAACTGCATCAGGCTCAGGTTGGGGAACAAGAAACAGAATGCCTGTCAGGTTTGGATCAGGCCcggttagttttctcttggATGGGTTCAGACAGGAAAATGCGGCCTGAGCTACAATCTAGTTTGGTGATTGTGGTGTTGACGATTGCATTTTAATTCTAGGATCAGCTGTATAGCATCATACCACCTTTGTCTTTCACACTGCATCAGAACAGGTCATCAACTCTTACTGTGACTCAATCAAAAAACATTACAGAGGTCCAAGTTGGACCCCGACCAATCACAGCTTTATGTCCTTAAAGACAGACGATTGTTAAGTTGCCATGGACCGACTTTACTGTTCCATCTGATAACACTGACGATGACCGTTGTACCTGGTCATAGTTGTGTTAAAGAGGACTTTGTTATGGTTGCAGAGGGTGACGTCACACCCCCGACACACCCTGTCAGGAAgcatctgtgtctctctgcctgtttaTTCAGGTGTTTCATTTGTCGACTGACTGTACATTTCCATCAGGATGTGGTGCAGTGAGGGCTCAGAGCTGATCTTACTCCGGTTTTTACTAGAGTAATTACATCTCACCTCTCTGATCATCACCTGAGGCATCTTATTCcctattgtttatttattccttcACTAATGAGAGCCTACTGCTACTAATTTACGCACTTGATGACTTGCTCTGGGTCTTCAGAGAGGCGACACCTTCCTCCCTACCTTGCCTGCTGTTACAAACTACATTAtacgagtgagtgagtgagtgagtgagtgagtgagtgagtgtgtgtgtgtgtgtgtcaagatAAAAGAAAGATGCATCATGAGGGTCTGTGCAGTATCCTGTACCTGCAGGGCTTGGGGCAGGTCACTGCAGGGCTCCAATAGACTGCAGCATGACCTCCAGTTTACCATTCTTATCCAGCGCCGCCACGTCGCTGCCGCCTCCAATGCATTCCTCACCGATGAACACCCGAGGGACCTAGATTAAAAATCAATACGAGAAAAATAGCCGGTGAATATGCAATCACAGATTTTCAATGTCATGCACAGAGTCAGGCAATATGATGATACCACAATATTCAGGTagccctgaagtgcaaatcacaaaacacaacagcaaatacataaacacgacaaataagaaaacacaatatgaGACAAAAACATGCTTTGTCAGCGTTTCCTTCCTGTGGAAAAGTCGGACAGTGCATCCGCCCAACCAGTGAAGAACTTTGTCAGTAGCAGGTAACATTTTCTGTGAGTTAATAGTGATTTTTTGTAaattttgatgtgttttgtgataCATTGTCGTGTTTTTTTAGTAGCCATTTTGTTTTGTCGTTGTCATGTTTTGTATTGTCGTCATAGTGATTTGCTATTGTGagttgcacttcagggccatcATACAACATGCATTCGTCTACTATCACAGATTTTCCCACCCTGTTCAAACCACAGTAACCTTCCCTTTAACTGGGTGTTTTAATTCAATTGATGCTGCAAATGAATGGGCCAaactttttttacattaatgtgACTAAGTATTTTTTGTCAGTATATGCTATCCAGAATAAGtatgaaaataatcatctgCCAGGATAAAAGACATTCATCCATATCACCCACTCCTGCACATATATTGTCAGACATTAATCATAACTTCACTCAGTTAGAGTTTTAAACCTTTGATCGTACACTCCTGGAGTTCAGTCACGAACTTTATGTTGCTTGATATAAAAGGCTGAGTCATGGGGGTGATGCTTGCGCAGTTCTTTTAGTGAAGACGCCCTGATTTCCTAACAGACTTTCATGGACAactaatacaaaatatatattcagattCTAACAGTGTTTTTCATCATAGCTAACACCCACATCATTGCGGAGGTGTTGCAGGTTATGTTTGGCCTTTGAGGTGAATGGAAAGAGTTTTAAATGACGtaatttacaacaacaaaaacatgtttcactttCGTTAGACAAACGAATGAAAACTCTTTTTTGTTTACACTGGTCAAACTGACTCTCTTCTATTGTTGTGTGATTTTAAAGTGAAGTGCAGTGTTTACCGTGCGGGCTCCGGTGAGCTCCAGGAAATAGTCCTGCATGCTGCCCATGTCGCTGCGGCCACTTATGTCAATGCACTCCAGATGTCCGGGTTTAAACTTGTATTTGGCCAACACGTCTTTGGCCATGATGCAGTAGGAGCACGTGGGCTTGATGAAGAGCACCACTTTGTCTCCTTTGATCTTAGTTTGCACAAACTGCTGCGCCATGTTCTGAGCTGGAGccgcgtacacacacacacacacagaggaaagatgCGTGGATGGGGGAGAAGAAAGCTGATCGCTCTGCCCTTTGTCAATTATGTTCATGAGGATGACGTCAGCCAGGCCACTTTCTTCTTAAAGGGGCACTACGCGCCACTGCGCGTACACACAAGCGCGTGCACAAactgtggatttgttttttttaagtgtccAGTACTTGAAGTGATAAAGTAACACCACTGCAGCTCAGAATACAGGACAGGatcaaccatagactgtatctaaagatggacgacctgtctccacttcctcccccccgatccagaaataaagccaatCTCTGTGGCTGTGcctgaaatcactcactaagGAATATATAGGGAGTTTGCCATTTTGCTGTCCGAAAgttttgtttcccacaatgcatcgtgaaaGGTAGTGTACAACCAATGCTCCCTAACTGAGCAATATATAgcatca encodes the following:
- the glrx gene encoding glutaredoxin-1, with the protein product MAQQFVQTKIKGDKVVLFIKPTCSYCIMAKDVLAKYKFKPGHLECIDISGRSDMGSMQDYFLELTGARTVPRVFIGEECIGGGSDVAALDKNGKLEVMLQSIGALQ